The Pontibacter deserti genome has a window encoding:
- a CDS encoding EamA family transporter, which yields MKTLKANPYYAAGIAAFVIWGFIPFPLKALADYPSGLILYFRVGFSVSLLLFISLFFRRGNIQQTFRVLKKSAVKEKRQFIVYTLLGGMLLTINWLTFIYVINHIDIQTGSFSYLLCPILTAMLGFLLLKEELRPNQWLAIGLSIISCVLIGTGELTSLLFSLMIALSYAFYLITQRILRAYDKIVLLTLQLLLAFILIGPFYTYFKGDSTVALDGNFFLNISILSALFTVLPLFLNLYALKELTSGTIGILMYINPIMNFVIAFVYFNEETTLVKVLAYVLIFISVIIYNINLKKRRKTASGMPVPPTTAATVIK from the coding sequence ATGAAAACACTTAAAGCAAATCCTTATTACGCTGCAGGTATTGCGGCTTTCGTTATCTGGGGATTTATACCTTTTCCGTTAAAAGCGCTTGCTGATTATCCAAGTGGCCTGATCTTATACTTCCGGGTAGGCTTTTCAGTGAGCCTACTGCTGTTCATCTCGCTTTTCTTCAGAAGAGGCAACATACAGCAAACATTCAGGGTGCTAAAAAAATCGGCTGTTAAAGAAAAGCGGCAGTTTATAGTTTATACTTTGCTGGGCGGCATGCTGCTAACTATAAACTGGCTCACTTTTATCTACGTCATCAACCATATTGATATACAGACAGGCTCTTTCTCATATTTGCTCTGTCCTATACTTACAGCGATGCTGGGCTTTTTACTTTTAAAGGAAGAACTGCGACCTAACCAGTGGCTGGCAATCGGGCTAAGTATAATAAGCTGTGTGCTGATAGGAACCGGCGAATTAACCAGTTTATTATTCAGTTTGATGATTGCATTGAGCTATGCATTTTACCTGATCACACAGCGCATTTTGCGGGCGTATGATAAGATCGTGCTGCTCACGCTGCAGTTGCTGCTGGCTTTTATACTTATCGGGCCGTTCTATACTTACTTTAAAGGAGACTCTACTGTAGCGTTGGATGGAAATTTCTTTTTGAACATAAGTATACTCAGTGCTTTATTTACGGTGTTGCCGCTGTTCCTGAACCTGTATGCATTAAAAGAGCTTACTTCCGGCACTATCGGTATCCTGATGTACATCAACCCCATTATGAACTTTGTGATAGCCTTTGTATACTTTAACGAAGAAACAACACTTGTAAAAGTGCTGGCTTATGTGCTCATCTTTATTTCTGTGATCATCTACAACATAAACCTGAAGAAGCGGCGCAAAACTGCCAGTGGTATGCCTGTACCACCAACTACAGCAGCTACTGTCATAAAATAG